The following proteins are encoded in a genomic region of Terriglobia bacterium:
- a CDS encoding type IV secretion system protein has product MFAPVQDPLTSLEDIIRGLMTSKLDLFVGMGQNLFRGFATILIAWFGVQSAFSSAEGGEGFNFARFSRLLLVIAFGFAMVKYYSTPIPGFGMSFPDLVMQEASSLSNSIGMDQARLIETKVTEVEQGMEQPSAINFHETLTFVVLYVILATVQAVVLMIIGFGLIAQAVLLLVGPVFIPFFVVPKMDWLFWGWFKAFLQYSFYQVVASAFVYIFGKLLLAFFAIDTGGMTVEQWMTAFPAMFIFLLIAIYGLLKIPALTNHLFSGAAGADSGLAAAMVAYISRG; this is encoded by the coding sequence ATGTTTGCTCCCGTTCAAGATCCGCTCACCTCCCTCGAAGACATCATTCGAGGCCTGATGACCTCGAAGCTCGACCTGTTCGTTGGAATGGGCCAGAACCTCTTCCGCGGCTTTGCGACGATCCTTATTGCGTGGTTTGGAGTGCAGTCGGCTTTCTCAAGCGCTGAAGGTGGCGAAGGTTTCAACTTCGCCCGCTTCAGCCGCTTGTTGCTTGTGATCGCGTTTGGGTTTGCGATGGTCAAGTATTACAGCACGCCAATTCCCGGCTTTGGCATGAGCTTCCCGGACTTGGTGATGCAAGAGGCCTCCTCTCTCTCCAACAGCATTGGCATGGACCAGGCGCGTCTGATCGAAACCAAAGTGACTGAGGTTGAGCAAGGAATGGAACAGCCGAGCGCCATCAATTTTCACGAGACTCTGACATTCGTTGTGCTGTACGTGATTCTGGCTACCGTGCAGGCCGTCGTGCTCATGATCATAGGATTCGGCTTAATTGCCCAAGCCGTGTTGTTGCTGGTCGGGCCTGTATTCATACCGTTCTTCGTTGTCCCCAAGATGGACTGGCTCTTCTGGGGATGGTTCAAGGCTTTTCTTCAGTACTCGTTCTATCAGGTCGTTGCCAGTGCCTTCGTTTACATCTTCGGGAAGCTTCTGTTGGCGTTTTTTGCCATTGATACGGGCGGAATGACAGTGGAGCAATGGATGACGGCGTTTCCAGCGATGTTTATCTTCTTGCTGATTGCGATTTACGGACTCCTGAAGATTCCGGCTTTGACGAATCACCTGTTCAGCGGAGCGGCGGGAGCGGATTCGGGACTGGCAGCGGCAATGGTCGCGTACATCAGTCGAGGGTGA